One genomic region from Fictibacillus marinisediminis encodes:
- a CDS encoding class I SAM-dependent methyltransferase: MGGHYYSERPDVKSDPKNWTFTLRNHEFKFTSDSGVFSKKEVDFGSRLLIEEFVSPGIEGDYLDVGCGYGPIGLAIAKENPSRRVLMVDINERALELSAENAKKNGISNIEVRKSSLFENVAEMGFAAILTNPPIRAGKKVVHQLFEDSYDKLQTDGELWIVIQKKQGAPSAIEKLQSVFAEVETVSKSKGYYIIRAIKR; this comes from the coding sequence ATGGGTGGTCATTATTATTCTGAGCGGCCGGACGTAAAGAGCGATCCGAAAAACTGGACGTTTACGCTTAGAAACCATGAGTTCAAATTCACATCTGATTCCGGTGTCTTTTCAAAAAAGGAAGTAGACTTCGGAAGCCGATTGCTGATTGAAGAATTTGTATCTCCGGGAATTGAAGGAGATTATTTGGATGTTGGATGCGGCTATGGGCCGATTGGACTCGCGATTGCTAAAGAAAATCCAAGCCGGCGTGTGCTGATGGTGGACATTAACGAGCGCGCCCTGGAATTGTCTGCGGAAAACGCGAAGAAAAACGGGATCTCCAACATCGAAGTGCGAAAAAGCAGCCTGTTTGAAAATGTTGCAGAAATGGGATTTGCGGCCATTCTTACAAACCCGCCAATCCGTGCAGGAAAAAAGGTTGTCCATCAGCTGTTTGAAGATTCGTATGATAAATTGCAGACTGATGGGGAATTATGGATCGTCATTCAAAAGAAACAAGGTGCTCCATCTGCGATTGAAAAACTTCAATCCGTATTTGCGGAAGTGGAGACTGTTTCAAAAAGCAAAGGGTATTATATTATTCGAGCGATAAAACGTTGA
- the rplJ gene encoding 50S ribosomal protein L10: MSSILETKKQLVSDIAGQLRESKSTILVDYRGLTVAAVTELRKQLRDAGIEFKVYKNSMARRAADETGLSELNEHLVGPTAIAFSNDDVVAPAKILNNFAKENDALEIKAGVIEGRIASVEEVKALADLPSREGLLSMVLSVLQAPIRNFALVTKAVAEQKEEQGA, encoded by the coding sequence ATGAGCAGTATTCTTGAAACTAAGAAGCAATTGGTTTCTGATATCGCTGGACAATTGCGTGAGAGCAAATCAACAATTCTTGTTGACTATCGCGGTTTGACTGTAGCGGCAGTAACTGAGCTTCGTAAACAACTTCGTGATGCTGGGATCGAGTTTAAAGTTTACAAAAACTCAATGGCTCGACGTGCAGCTGACGAAACTGGCTTATCTGAGCTTAACGAGCATTTGGTTGGTCCTACAGCAATTGCATTCAGCAATGACGATGTAGTAGCTCCAGCTAAAATTCTTAACAACTTTGCTAAGGAAAATGATGCTCTTGAGATCAAAGCTGGTGTAATTGAAGGCCGTATCGCATCGGTTGAGGAAGTTAAAGCTCTTGCAGATCTTCCATCACGCGAAGGACTTCTTTCTATGGTACTCAGCGTGCTTCAAGCTCCAATTCGCAACTTTGCGTTGGTTACTAAAGCGGTTGCTGAACAAAAAGAAGAACAAGGCGCATAA
- the rplL gene encoding 50S ribosomal protein L7/L12: protein MSKEIIESLKTMTVLELNDLVKAIEEEFGVTAAAPVAVAGGAAGADAAAEQTEFDVVLTSAGASKIKVIKVVRELTGLGLKEAKELVDGAPSNVKEGIAKEEAEEMKAKLEEVGASVEVK from the coding sequence ATGTCTAAAGAAATCATTGAAAGCTTAAAAACTATGACAGTTTTAGAACTTAACGACCTAGTTAAGGCAATTGAAGAAGAATTTGGTGTAACTGCTGCAGCTCCTGTAGCTGTAGCTGGTGGAGCTGCTGGTGCAGACGCTGCTGCTGAGCAAACTGAATTTGATGTAGTTCTTACAAGCGCTGGCGCTTCTAAGATCAAAGTTATCAAAGTAGTTCGTGAGCTTACAGGACTTGGTCTTAAAGAAGCTAAAGAACTAGTTGACGGCGCTCCAAGCAATGTTAAAGAAGGCATTGCTAAAGAAGAAGCTGAAGAAATGAAAGCTAAACTTGAAGAGGTTGGAGCTTCTGTAGAAGTTAAGTAA
- the rpoB gene encoding DNA-directed RNA polymerase subunit beta produces the protein MTGQLVQFGRHRQRRSYARISEVLELPNLIEIQTASYQWFLDEGLREMFQDISPIEDFTGNLVLEFIDYSLGEPKYPVEESKERDVTYAAPLRVKVRLINKETGEVKEQEVFMGDFPLMTDTGTFVINGAERVIVSQLVRSPSVYYSEKIDKNGKKGFTATVIPNRGAWLEFETDAKDIVYVRIDRTRKIPITVLLRALGFGSDQEIIDLLGEDEYLRNTLDKDNTEGTEKALLEIYERLRPGEPPTVDNAKSLLDSRFFDPKRYDLASVGRYKINKKLHIKNRLFNQKLAETLADPETGEVLAEAGTLLDRRTLDKILPYLENGIGFRHVTPAGGVAEDQDIPLQSINIYAPDDADGERVIKVIGNAYVEKSVKNITVSDIIASINYFFNLLHSVGNTDDIDHLGNRRLRSVGELLQNQFRIGLSRMERVVRERMSIQDTNAITPQALINIRPVIAAIKEFFGSSQLSQFMDQTNPLAELTHKRRLSALGPGGLTRERAGFEVRDVHYSHYGRMCPIETPEGPNIGLINSLSSYAKVNEYGFIETPYRRVDPETGKVTGRIDYLTADEEDNYVVAQANSLLGEDGEFLNEDVIARFRGENTIVRRDRIDYMDVSPKQVVSAATACIPFLENDDSNRALMGANMQRQAVPLMVPEAPVVGTGMEHVSAKDSGAAVICKYEGIVEKVTAKQVQVRRIETIDGKEVEGQLDRYNCLKFIRSNQGTCYNQRPIVSKGDRVVKGEILADGPSMEKGELALGRNVLVGFMTWEGYNYEDAVIMSERLVKDDVYTSIHIEEYESEARDTKLGPEEITRDIPNVGEEALRNLDDRGIIRVGAEVKDGDILVGKVTPKGVTELTAEERLLHAIFGEKAREVRDTSLRVPHGGDGIILDVKVFNREDGDELPPGVNQLVRAYIVQKRKIHEGDKMAGRHGNKGVISRIMPEEDMPFLPDGTPIDIMLNPLGVPSRMNIGQVLELHLGMAARQLGVHMATPVFDGAREEDVWATIEEAGMARDGKTVLYDGRTGVPFDNRVSVGVMYMIKLAHMVDDKLHARSTGPYSLVTQQPLGGKAQFGGQRFGEMEVWALEAYGAAYTLQEILTVKSDDVVGRVKTYEAIVKGENVPEPGVPESFKVLIKELQSLGMDVKIMSGDDKEIEMRELDDEEDQASEKLNLNLESYTVSE, from the coding sequence TTGACAGGTCAACTAGTTCAGTTTGGACGCCACCGCCAACGAAGAAGTTACGCAAGAATTAGCGAAGTGCTTGAATTACCGAACTTAATCGAAATTCAAACTGCTTCCTATCAATGGTTTCTTGATGAGGGACTGCGTGAAATGTTCCAGGACATTTCGCCGATTGAAGATTTCACTGGAAATCTCGTGCTAGAGTTTATTGACTATAGCCTCGGAGAGCCAAAGTATCCTGTGGAAGAATCAAAAGAGCGTGATGTAACTTATGCTGCGCCGCTTCGTGTAAAGGTGCGTCTCATTAATAAAGAGACTGGCGAAGTGAAAGAGCAAGAAGTATTTATGGGAGATTTCCCGTTAATGACAGATACAGGCACGTTTGTGATCAACGGTGCTGAACGTGTAATTGTTTCCCAGCTTGTTCGTTCACCAAGTGTCTATTACAGTGAAAAGATTGATAAAAACGGTAAAAAGGGTTTCACTGCCACTGTTATACCAAACCGAGGTGCCTGGCTTGAGTTCGAAACAGACGCCAAAGATATAGTATATGTGCGCATTGACCGCACTAGGAAAATTCCTATTACCGTATTGCTTCGTGCATTAGGGTTTGGGTCTGATCAAGAAATCATCGACTTGCTTGGGGAAGATGAGTATTTAAGAAATACCCTTGATAAAGACAATACAGAAGGTACGGAAAAAGCACTCCTAGAAATCTATGAGCGCCTTCGCCCCGGCGAACCTCCTACTGTTGATAACGCCAAGAGTTTGTTAGACTCACGCTTCTTTGATCCGAAGCGTTATGATCTTGCAAGTGTAGGACGTTATAAAATCAATAAAAAGCTTCATATTAAAAACCGCTTATTTAACCAAAAGCTGGCTGAAACACTGGCTGATCCAGAAACGGGCGAAGTGCTTGCTGAAGCAGGAACATTACTCGACCGCCGTACACTGGACAAGATACTTCCTTATCTTGAGAACGGCATTGGTTTCCGTCATGTGACTCCGGCAGGCGGGGTAGCTGAAGATCAGGATATTCCGCTTCAGTCTATTAACATTTATGCTCCGGATGATGCTGATGGAGAGCGCGTTATTAAAGTAATTGGCAATGCTTATGTTGAGAAATCAGTAAAGAACATTACGGTTTCTGACATCATTGCATCTATTAACTACTTCTTCAACTTGCTTCATAGTGTTGGTAATACAGATGATATTGACCACCTTGGAAACCGCCGCTTGCGTTCTGTAGGCGAGCTTCTCCAAAATCAGTTCCGCATCGGGTTGTCCCGTATGGAACGTGTTGTTCGCGAACGTATGTCGATTCAAGATACAAATGCGATCACACCACAGGCACTGATCAATATTCGCCCTGTTATTGCTGCAATCAAAGAGTTCTTCGGAAGCTCTCAGCTTTCTCAGTTTATGGACCAGACCAACCCGCTTGCAGAACTTACGCATAAACGCCGTCTTTCAGCCCTAGGGCCCGGCGGACTTACGCGTGAGCGCGCAGGGTTCGAAGTCCGTGACGTTCACTACTCCCACTATGGCCGTATGTGTCCGATTGAAACACCTGAGGGACCGAATATCGGTTTGATCAACTCCTTATCAAGCTATGCAAAAGTAAACGAGTACGGCTTTATTGAAACACCATATCGCCGTGTAGATCCTGAGACTGGTAAAGTAACAGGACGAATCGATTACCTGACAGCTGATGAAGAAGACAACTATGTGGTAGCACAGGCGAACTCCCTTCTTGGTGAAGACGGGGAATTCCTGAACGAAGACGTCATCGCACGTTTCCGCGGTGAAAACACCATTGTCAGACGCGATCGCATCGACTATATGGACGTATCACCGAAACAGGTCGTATCCGCTGCTACAGCTTGTATTCCTTTCCTTGAAAATGATGACTCCAACCGTGCGCTGATGGGTGCGAACATGCAGCGTCAAGCGGTTCCTCTAATGGTACCGGAAGCGCCAGTCGTCGGAACAGGAATGGAGCATGTGTCTGCAAAAGATTCTGGTGCGGCTGTTATCTGTAAATACGAAGGAATTGTTGAGAAGGTTACTGCGAAACAAGTCCAAGTACGCCGCATTGAAACTATTGACGGGAAAGAAGTAGAAGGTCAGCTTGACCGCTACAACTGCCTTAAATTCATACGTTCCAACCAAGGAACTTGCTATAACCAGCGTCCGATTGTCAGCAAAGGCGACCGTGTAGTTAAAGGAGAAATCCTTGCAGACGGACCATCCATGGAAAAAGGAGAACTCGCTCTTGGGCGAAACGTTCTTGTCGGCTTCATGACATGGGAAGGCTATAACTATGAAGATGCGGTCATCATGAGCGAACGACTGGTAAAAGATGATGTATACACATCCATCCATATTGAAGAATATGAATCAGAAGCCCGTGATACGAAATTAGGTCCGGAAGAGATTACAAGAGATATCCCGAACGTAGGGGAAGAAGCTCTTCGCAATCTGGATGACCGTGGAATTATTCGTGTAGGTGCGGAAGTGAAAGATGGAGACATCCTCGTAGGTAAAGTTACACCTAAAGGGGTTACTGAACTTACAGCTGAAGAACGCCTTCTTCACGCGATCTTTGGTGAAAAAGCGCGTGAAGTCCGTGATACATCCCTTCGTGTGCCTCACGGCGGAGATGGAATCATTCTGGATGTTAAAGTATTTAACCGTGAAGACGGCGACGAGCTTCCTCCGGGAGTGAATCAGCTGGTACGTGCTTACATCGTACAGAAGCGTAAGATTCACGAAGGAGATAAGATGGCGGGCCGCCACGGAAATAAAGGTGTAATCTCCCGCATCATGCCGGAAGAAGATATGCCGTTCCTTCCAGATGGAACACCTATTGATATCATGTTGAACCCTCTGGGTGTACCTTCCCGGATGAACATCGGCCAGGTGCTTGAGCTTCACCTTGGTATGGCTGCAAGACAGCTTGGCGTTCACATGGCAACACCGGTATTTGACGGTGCACGTGAAGAAGATGTTTGGGCAACCATTGAAGAAGCGGGAATGGCCCGAGATGGTAAAACCGTTCTTTATGACGGAAGAACTGGAGTTCCGTTTGACAACCGTGTTTCAGTTGGTGTCATGTACATGATCAAACTGGCTCACATGGTCGATGACAAACTTCATGCACGTTCTACTGGACCATACTCCCTTGTTACCCAGCAGCCGCTCGGTGGTAAGGCGCAGTTCGGTGGACAGCGTTTCGGTGAGATGGAGGTTTGGGCACTCGAAGCATATGGTGCTGCTTATACTCTTCAAGAAATTCTAACCGTCAAATCCGATGATGTTGTGGGCCGTGTGAAAACATACGAAGCCATCGTCAAAGGTGAGAACGTACCAGAACCTGGAGTTCCTGAATCATTCAAAGTATTGATCAAAGAGCTTCAATCACTCGGAATGGACGTTAAGATCATGTCCGGTGACGATAAGGAAATTGAAATGCGCGAGCTTGATGATGAAGAAGATCAAGCGAGTGAAAAGCTTAATTTAAATCTTGAATCTTACACTGTAAGTGAATAA